A genome region from Mastacembelus armatus chromosome 8, fMasArm1.2, whole genome shotgun sequence includes the following:
- the rpl27 gene encoding large ribosomal subunit protein eL27 translates to MGKFMKPGKVVMVLAGRYAGRKAVIVKNIDDGTTDRPYSHALVAGIDRYPRKVTTTMGKKKIAKRSKIKAFVKVFNYNHLMPTRYSVDIPLDKTVVNKDVFRDPALKRKARREAKIKFEERYKTGKNKWFFQKLRF, encoded by the exons ATGGGCAAGTTCATGAAACCTGGGAAGGTGGTGATGGTGCTGGCTGGACGCTACGCCGGGCGTAAAGCTGTCATCGTCAAG AACATTGATGATGGCACCACCGATCGTCCATACAGCCACGCTTTGGTCGCCGGCATCGACCGCTACCCACGTAAGGTGACCACAACCATGGGCAAGAAGAAGATCGCCAAGAGGTCAAAGATTAAGGCCTTCGTCAAGGTGTTCAACTACAACCACCTGATGCCCACCAG ATACTCTGTGGATATTCCTCTGGACAAAACAGTTGTCAACAAGGACGTCTTCAGGGATCCTGCCCTCAAGCGCAAAGCCAGGCGGGAGGCCAAGATCAAGTTTGAGGAGAG gtaCAAGACAGGCAAGAACAAGTGGTTCTTCCAGAAGCTCAGATTCTAA
- the ifi35 gene encoding interferon-induced 35 kDa protein, with product MSSSDKDFSLVNTNPSEDTLEGIKALINNEKKKYDQLLKEQKELSAATDEIRGLSQKFKDRAAKMSQTLGGEQLSHMEQIENEKAKRDLLEQEEKKLLEEIRKVEAALKEEKANSNQLKEQTDVFTAVPEKSVVFKGVTEDPAKSQRFEMKARIVYPMLGGTALVTFEDKDVASKILELKQHQVDLGGECSITVEAKPVALMMPKLVEINSEICPQRILVSNLPKMDTEKMLNKLEIHFSKRKHGGGEVEECEMLPDSGTVVITFVEKNIAKHLTQTEHHDVKLHEKTCKVRVTPFLNGKIINLQTKISVCPRTVLLTGIPPVMEQDTMQDTLEIFFQKSCNGGGEIEAFLYNPLGQQTSALFESVPSE from the exons ATGTCTTCTTCAGATAAG GATTTCTCTCTGGTGAACACAAACCCCTCTGAGGACACCTTGGAGGGGATCAAGGCTTTAATCAACAATGAAAAG aaaaaatatgatcAGCTGTTAAAGGAGCAGAAGGAGCTGTCCGCCGCCACAGACGAAATACGAGGGCTGAGTCAGAAGTTCAAGGACCGCGCTGCCAAGATGAGCCAGACTCTGGGAGGGGAACAGCTCTCCCACATGGAAcagattgaaaatgaaaag gCAAAGCGGGATTTGCtagagcaggaggagaaaaaactCCTGGAGGAGATCCGGAAAGTCGAGGCGGCCCTGAAGGAGGAAAAGGCCAACAGCAACCAACTGAAAGAGCAGACAGAC GTGTTCACAGCTGTGCCAGAGAAGAGTGTTGTGTTTAAGGGCGTGACAGAAGACCCAGCCAAGTCGCAGAGGTTTGAAATGAAGGCACGTATAGTTTACCCGATGCTCGGGGGAACGGCGCTGGTTACGTTTGAGGATAAGGACG TGGCCAGCAAAATCCTGGAGTTGAAGCAGCATCAGGTGGACCTGGGTGGAGAGTGCAGCATCACGGTCGAGGCCAAACCGGTTGCGCTGATGATGCCCAAGCTAGTGGAG ATCAACTCTGAGATTTGTCCTCAGCGCATATTAGTCTCCAATCTGCCCAAGATGGACACTGAGAAGATGCTGAACAAGCTGGAGATCCACTTCTCCAAGAGAAAACATGGAGGCGGGGAGGTGGAAGAGTGTGAAATGCTGCCTGACTCTGGGACTGTGGTCATCACGTTtgtggagaaaaaca tTGCCAAACATCTGACGCAAACAGAACACCATGATGTGAAGCTCCATGAAAAGACGTGCAAAGTGAGGGTGACCCCTTTTCTGAATGGAAAGATTATAAACCTACAG ACCAAGATTTCTGTGTGTCCGCGGACCGTGCTGCTGACAGGAATCCCTCCTGTCATGGAACAAGACACCATGcaggacacactggaaataTTCTTCCAGAAAAGCTGCAACGGTGGAGGAGAAATCGAAGCTTTCCTCTACAACCCGTTGGGGCAGCAGACCTCTGCACTGTTTGAGAGCGTCCCCTCGGAGTAA
- the bcat2 gene encoding branched-chain-amino-acid aminotransferase, mitochondrial, giving the protein MAALRTVLHGRLVQALSFSCGSLRFASSFKAADLTIEHNKACNPKPDPSTLVFGKHFSDHMLIINWSQENGWETPQIKPFQNLSLHPASSALHYSIELFEGMKAFRGVDSHIRLFRPMLNMERMHRSAARSCLPLFDKGELLECIRKLVEVDREWVPYSQDASLYIRPTFIGTEPSLGVSRAGKAMLFVIIGPVGPYFATGSFNPVSLLADPSFVRAWKGGVGAYKMGGNYGPTIAVQNEALERGCQQVLWLYGDDEQITEVGTMNLFIYWTNEKGERELVTPPLDGIILPGVTRQSLLDLARAWGEFKVTERTMGMKELLGALDAGRILEVFGAGTACVVCPVGSLLYKGKTYQIPTMKNGPDLAKRFFKDLTDIQYGRTPSEWAPLVI; this is encoded by the exons ATGGCAGCCCTCCGGACG GTACTTCATGGACGACTGGTCCAGGCCCTCTCCTTTTCCTGTGGGTCACTGCGGTTTGCCAGCTCCTTTAAG GCAGCAGACCTCACTATCGAACACAACAAAGCATGCAACCCGAAGCCCGACCCCTCCACCCTGGTGTTCGGCAAACACTTCTCTGACCACATGCTGATCATCAACTGGTCGCAGGAAAACGGTTGGGAGACTCCTCAGATCAAACCTTTCCAGAACCTGTCACTGCACCCTGCCAGCTCCGCCCTGCACTACTCCATAGAG CTGTTCGAAGGCATGAAGGCATTTCGTGGAGTCGACAGCCACATCCGTCTGTTCAGACCCATGCTGAACATGGAGAGGATGCACCGGAGTGCTGCCAGAAGCTGCCTTCCT TTGTTTGACAAAGGTGAGCTGCTGGAGTGCATCAGGAAGCTGGTGGAGGTGGACAGGGAGTGGGTTCCCTACTCCCAGGACGCCAGCCTCTACATCAGACCCACCTTTATAGGAACTGAG CCGTCCCTTGGTGTGTCTCGGGCAGGAAAAGCTATGCTCTTCGTCATCATCGGCCCTGTGGGGCCATATTTTGCCACAGGGTCCTTCAACCCAGTGTCTCTGCTTGCAGACCCTTCATTTGTCAGAGCTTGGAAAGGAGGTGTTGGGGCCTATAAGATGGGAGG TAACTACGGGCCTACGATAGCGGTGCAGAACGAGGCGTTGGAACGAGGCTGCCAGCAGGTCCTGTGGCTGTATGGGGACGACGAGCAGATCACTGAGGTCGGCACCATGAACCTCTTCATCTACTGGACCAATGAGAAAGGAG agAGAGAGTTGGTGACTCCTCCTCTGGATGGTATCATTCTCCCAGGAGTCACCAGACAATCGCTGCTGGACCTGGCCAGAGCCTGG GGTGAGTTTAAGGTGACGGAGCGTACGATGGGCATGAAGGAGCTGCTCGGGGCTCTGGACGCTGGAAGGATCCTGGAAGTGTTTGGAGCAGGGACAGCCTGTGTGGTCTGTCCTGTCGGCAGCCTCCTATACAAAGGAAAG ACATACCAGATCCCCACCATGAAGAACGGCCCAGACCTGGCCAAGAGGTTCTTCAAAGATCTTACTGATATTCAG TACGGACGCACGCCAAGTGAATGGGCACCACTGGTCATTTAA
- the hsd17b14 gene encoding L-fucose dehydrogenase isoform X3, with product MIFSCESNALNDLNIMLRLIAVTVERHGHIDCLVNNAGWHPPQKLTDVTTAEEFRELLNLNLISYFLASKASHSLQYALPYLRQRQGNIINVSSLVGTIGQKDAAPYVATKGAIISMTKAMAVDESRYNVRVNCISPGNVLTPLWEELAGQTPDAAAAIKMGENAQLMGRMGTEVECGLAALYLAADATFCTGIDLLLSGGAELNYGFKSQIPS from the exons ATGATTTTCAGCTGTGAGAGCAATGCTCTCAATGATTTAAACATAATGCTG AGATTGATTGCAGTCACCGTGGAGCGTCATGGACACATCGACTGCCTGGTCAACAACGCAGGGTGGC ACCCGCCTCAGAAACTTACTGATGTCACCACAGCAGAGGAGTTCAGAGAGCTGCTGAATCTGAATCTCATAAGCTACTTCTTGGCTTCTAAA GCCTCACACTCTCTGCAGTATGCGTTGCCATATTTGCGACAGCGTCAAGGGAACATCATTAATGTTTCCAGTCTTGTGGGCACCATCGGGCAGAAGGATGCTGCACCGTACGTCGCAACCAAG GGGGCGATCATTTCCATGACAAAGGCGATGGCTGTGGATGAAAGTCGTTATAATGTGAGAGTCAACTG catttctccAGGTAATGTGCTGACACCTTTGTGGGAAGAATTGGcaggacagacgccagatgcTGCAGCAGCCATTAAAATGGGAGAAAATGCTCAG CTGATGGGTCGCATGGGGACTGAGGTGGAGTGTGGGCTCGCCGCCCTGTATCTGGCTGCCGATGCCACTTTCTGCACCGGAATAGACCTGCTGCTCAGCGGAGGGGCTGAACTCAACTACGGCTTCAAGAGCCAGATCCCATCCTGA
- the hsd17b14 gene encoding L-fucose dehydrogenase isoform X1 has translation MLRYHNKVVVVTGGSKGIGRGIVKVFVENGATVVFCARGGDAGQALEAELNNTGPGSCKFITCDISKEEDIKRLIAVTVERHGHIDCLVNNAGWHPPQKLTDVTTAEEFRELLNLNLISYFLASKASHSLQYALPYLRQRQGNIINVSSLVGTIGQKDAAPYVATKGAIISMTKAMAVDESRYNVRVNCISPGNVLTPLWEELAGQTPDAAAAIKMGENAQLMGRMGTEVECGLAALYLAADATFCTGIDLLLSGGAELNYGFKSQIPS, from the exons ATGTTACGCTACCACAACAAAGTGGTCGTAGTCACTGGAGGATCGAAAGGGATTGGCAGAGGGATTGTCAAAGTGTTTG TGGAGAATGGTGCCACTGTGGTGTTTTGTGCAAGAGGAg GTGATGCAGGTCAGGCTCTGGAGGCGGAGCTAAACAACACAGGGCCAGGCTCATGCAAATTTATCACATGTGACATCTCCAAAGAAGAGGACATCAAG AGATTGATTGCAGTCACCGTGGAGCGTCATGGACACATCGACTGCCTGGTCAACAACGCAGGGTGGC ACCCGCCTCAGAAACTTACTGATGTCACCACAGCAGAGGAGTTCAGAGAGCTGCTGAATCTGAATCTCATAAGCTACTTCTTGGCTTCTAAA GCCTCACACTCTCTGCAGTATGCGTTGCCATATTTGCGACAGCGTCAAGGGAACATCATTAATGTTTCCAGTCTTGTGGGCACCATCGGGCAGAAGGATGCTGCACCGTACGTCGCAACCAAG GGGGCGATCATTTCCATGACAAAGGCGATGGCTGTGGATGAAAGTCGTTATAATGTGAGAGTCAACTG catttctccAGGTAATGTGCTGACACCTTTGTGGGAAGAATTGGcaggacagacgccagatgcTGCAGCAGCCATTAAAATGGGAGAAAATGCTCAG CTGATGGGTCGCATGGGGACTGAGGTGGAGTGTGGGCTCGCCGCCCTGTATCTGGCTGCCGATGCCACTTTCTGCACCGGAATAGACCTGCTGCTCAGCGGAGGGGCTGAACTCAACTACGGCTTCAAGAGCCAGATCCCATCCTGA
- the hsd17b14 gene encoding L-fucose dehydrogenase isoform X2, with protein sequence MLRYHNKVVVVTGGSKGIGRGIVKVFVENGATVVFCARGGDAGQALEAELNNTGPGSCKFITCDISKEEDIKRLIAVTVERHGHIDCLVNNAGWHPPQKLTDVTTAEEFRELLNLNLISYFLASKYALPYLRQRQGNIINVSSLVGTIGQKDAAPYVATKGAIISMTKAMAVDESRYNVRVNCISPGNVLTPLWEELAGQTPDAAAAIKMGENAQLMGRMGTEVECGLAALYLAADATFCTGIDLLLSGGAELNYGFKSQIPS encoded by the exons ATGTTACGCTACCACAACAAAGTGGTCGTAGTCACTGGAGGATCGAAAGGGATTGGCAGAGGGATTGTCAAAGTGTTTG TGGAGAATGGTGCCACTGTGGTGTTTTGTGCAAGAGGAg GTGATGCAGGTCAGGCTCTGGAGGCGGAGCTAAACAACACAGGGCCAGGCTCATGCAAATTTATCACATGTGACATCTCCAAAGAAGAGGACATCAAG AGATTGATTGCAGTCACCGTGGAGCGTCATGGACACATCGACTGCCTGGTCAACAACGCAGGGTGGC ACCCGCCTCAGAAACTTACTGATGTCACCACAGCAGAGGAGTTCAGAGAGCTGCTGAATCTGAATCTCATAAGCTACTTCTTGGCTTCTAAA TATGCGTTGCCATATTTGCGACAGCGTCAAGGGAACATCATTAATGTTTCCAGTCTTGTGGGCACCATCGGGCAGAAGGATGCTGCACCGTACGTCGCAACCAAG GGGGCGATCATTTCCATGACAAAGGCGATGGCTGTGGATGAAAGTCGTTATAATGTGAGAGTCAACTG catttctccAGGTAATGTGCTGACACCTTTGTGGGAAGAATTGGcaggacagacgccagatgcTGCAGCAGCCATTAAAATGGGAGAAAATGCTCAG CTGATGGGTCGCATGGGGACTGAGGTGGAGTGTGGGCTCGCCGCCCTGTATCTGGCTGCCGATGCCACTTTCTGCACCGGAATAGACCTGCTGCTCAGCGGAGGGGCTGAACTCAACTACGGCTTCAAGAGCCAGATCCCATCCTGA
- the kcna7 gene encoding potassium voltage-gated channel subfamily A member 7, whose translation MDNQDKGGGGKPEKQKAEEVGDEDKGTKDKHNKLEKHKSEKGPGREARRENRRCQWRSGWALSERLVINVSGMRYETQLRTLAQFPNSLLGDPERRLRYFDPIRNELFLDRSRICFDAILYFYQSGGRLRRPANIPLDIFLEELRFYELGEEIIDRFKEDEGFPKEEVRPLPTNKLQRRLWMLFEYPESSSGARIIAIISVMVIVISILIFCLETLPEFRSEKEHREQYTTIPHPTIENETILIPPGFTPFQDPFFIVETICICWFSFELIVRFTCAPSKMYFFKDVMNTIDFFAIIPYFVTLGTELAKDKGAQPSVSLALIRVIRLVRVFRIFKLSRHSKGLQILGQTLKASLRELALLIFFLFIGVILFSSAVYFAEVDSANTAFTSIPEAFWWAVVTMTTVGYGDMYPETVGGKLVGSMCAIAGVLTISLPVPVIVSNFSYFYHRDMECEDTTEYHHVPTSLWEKDREDDEEEEDQDGMDERAEYMGDYTPLYGQNNRGICPPLNGTLLTGLCAGQMVGDQRGINFYLKEPLITQV comes from the exons ATGGATAATCAAGacaagggaggaggagggaagccagaaaaacagaaagctgaGGAAGTGGGTGATGAAGACAAGGGgaccaaagacaaacacaacaagctGGAAAAGCACAAAAGTGAGAAAGGGCCAGGCAGAGAAGCCAGAAGGGAGAACCGTCGCTGTCAGTGGAGGAGCGGCTGGGCTCTGAGTGAACGCCTGGTCATCAATGTGTCAGGGATGCGTTACGAGACCCAGCTCCGCACTCTCGCTCAGTTCCCCAACTCTCTGCTGGGCGACCCCGAACGTCGACTTCGCTACTTTGACCCCATCAGGAATGAACTCTTCCTTGACAGGAGCCGCATCTGCTTTGATGCCATCCTCTACTTCTACCAGTCAGGAGGGAGGCTGCGAAGGCCTGCCAACATCCCCTTGGACATTTTCCTGGAGGAGCTGAGGTTCTATGAACTTGGAGAAGAGATCATCGATCGCTTCAAGGAAGACGAAGGTTTCCCCAAGGAGGAGGTGAGACCCTTACCCACCAACAAGTTGCAGCGCCGCCTCTGGATGCTGTTTGAGTATCCAGAGTCGTCCAGTGGTGCTCGGATCATCGCCATCATCAGCGTCATGGTCATTGTGATCTCCATTCTCATCTTCTGCCTGGAGACTCTGCCTGAGTTCAGGAGTGAGAAGGAACACAGGGAG CAATACACCACCATACCTCATCCCACTATTGAGAATGAAACCATCTTGATCCCACCTGGCTTCACTCCTTTCCAGGACCCTTTCTTCATCGTAGAGACAATCTGCATCTGCTGGTTCTCCTTTGAACTCATCGTGCGCTTCACCTGTGCCCCGAGCAAGATGTACTTTTTCAAAGACGTCATGAACACCATCGATTTTTTTGCCATCATTCCCTATTTCGTCACACTTGGCACGGAGCTGGCCAAGGACAAAGGTGCCCAGCCCTCCGTGTCTCTGGCCCTCATCAGGGTAATCAGGCTGGTGAGGGTCTTCAGGATCTTTAAGCTCTCTCGTCACTCCAAGGGCCTCCAGATCCTGGGCCAGACACTGAAGGCCAGTCTCAGAGAGCTTGCCCTgctcatcttcttcctcttcattgGTGTCATACTCTTCTCTAGCGCTGTCTACTTTGCAGAGGTGGACAGCGCTAACACAGCATTCACCAGCATCCCTGAGGCTTTCTGGTGGGCTGTGGTGACCATGACGACGGTTGGCTATGGGGACATGTACCCGGAGACGGTCGGAGGAAAGCTAGTGGGCTCCATGTGTGCCATCGCCGGCGTGCTCACCATCTCTCTTCCTGTGCCTGTTATCGTGTCCAACTTCAGTTACTTCTACCATCGAGATATGGAGTGTGAGGACACTACAGAGTACCATCACGTCCCCACGTCGCTCTGGGAAAAGGACAGAGAGGAcgatgaagaagaggaagatcaGGATGGAATGGACGAGCGGGCTGAATACATGGGAGATTACACACCCCTGTATGGGCAGAACAACAGGGGTATCTGCCCTCCTCTCAATGGGACTCTTCTGACAGGGCTTTGTGCAGGGCAGATGGTTGGTGATCAGAGAGGAATAAACTTCTACCTCAAAGAACCTCTGATCACTCAGGTCTGA